In Portunus trituberculatus isolate SZX2019 chromosome 44, ASM1759143v1, whole genome shotgun sequence, a single window of DNA contains:
- the LOC123518892 gene encoding cuticle protein AM1199-like has product MKAVVMMMLLTVAVAEKLYAPSPSASASPVSILKDDRVHPDAAGNYVFDVETEDGIVRHESGSEGGSQQGFVSYTAPDGTPVHIKFVADEKGYQPDSDLLPVAPAFPHPIPQYVLDQIAKAAAEDAAQSIEVREPTATYSQP; this is encoded by the exons ATGAAAGCC GtcgtgatgatgatgctgctcACCGTAGCCGTGGCAGAAAAACTCTACGCACCATCGCCAAGTGCCTCAGCATCTCCCGTGTCCATCCTCAAGGACGATAGAGTCCATCCTGATGCTGCAGGAAACTACGTCTTCGATGTCGAGACTGAGGACGGGATCGTCAGACACGAATCAGGCAGCGAGGGAGGAAGCCAACAAGGCTTCGTGAG CTACACCGCCCCTGACGGAACCCCGGTCCACATCAAATTTGTGGCTGACGAGAAGGGTTACCAGCCTGACTCTGACCTGCTGCCCGTGGCCCCCGCcttcccccaccccatcccccagTATGTGCTGGACCAGATCGCTAAGGCCGCCGCGGAGGACGCCGCTCAAAGCATCGAAGTCAGGGAACCCACTGCAACCTACTCACAGCCTtaa